In Magnolia sinica isolate HGM2019 chromosome 12, MsV1, whole genome shotgun sequence, a single genomic region encodes these proteins:
- the LOC131221377 gene encoding uncharacterized protein LOC131221377, whose product MCECCGGDIVRPGATRFATNFIALDSLYRHRVDLRNLFRSERYMEWNQRKTDGARTCSNIVLSDSFWDKVHNVVSFLHPMYKVLRAVDNETWPSMGSMYELMRIMRHGIMTAIPTSYQWVIDIIDRRWTGTLEHPLHQAAYYLNPKFHYKRRLHENQDLTMIVHEAFERLFPESTTQADFGNQLLRFRDVRGTFSSTLAKASTETMMPCEWWAMYGVDTPALQLLAVRVLAQTVSSSPCERNWSTWSLIHTSKRNILAYEKLQKLVYCHYNMKLRERQLRVDRDMEENQDPLDLLSIGNMAHIGDDDEDPLYEWVKSADLDDAEGGPAPQVAEGAAALGIDVDQVVEEQKADTDSFDPLVRSLARSNQGEEASSRPPPHHQVVVSDDDDETQPPLDTGPGDDDDDDDGDEEGDGGTDTSIGGTSGGGGGSGGGYKTAQSQRSVGQFTEEQSFDHATQDEDHGSRPPSRARASKPRYMFERRSKKKAGRAAADALTRSLSSMDISSDQESSTSVPSYAYGGYHGYGHDSSDIQSRSSTHGYRQLEDSYSSHDPLTGGYSGYPYDWQQYYQGVGVGLDLFPQYPAQEMSSMYVTQFPRLGVLVQFGKDDYQRYIREFLNWYE is encoded by the exons ATGTGTGAGTGTTGTGGAGGGGACATTGTTAGACCAGGCGCAACACGATTCGCCACGAACTTCATTGCACTTGACAGCTTATACAGGCATCGTGTGGATCTCAGAAATTTGTTCAGATCCGAGAGATACATGGAGTGGAATCAGAGGAAGACTGACGGTGCAAGGACTTGTTCGAATATAGTGCTTTCCGATTCCTTCTGGGATAAAGTTCACAACGTCGTTTCCTTCCTGCATCCGATGTATAAGGTCCTACGAGCCGTAGATAATGAGACGTGGCCTTCGATggggtcaatgtatgagcttatgagaattatgagacATGGGATAATGACTGCAATCCCCACTTCGTATCAGTGGGTGATTGATATCATCGATCGTCGATGGACTGGGACTCTCgagcatccactccaccaagcTG CATACtacctgaatcccaaatttcattataaacgTCGGCTCCATGAGAATCAAGATTTGACGATGATTGTCCACGAGGCGTTCGAACGATTGTTCCCAGAATCAACAACGCAAGCAGATTTCGGTAACCAG TTGTTGCGGTTTAGGGATGTGAGGGGTACGTTCTCATCCACACTAGCAAAAGCATCGACTGAAACGATGATGCCGT gtgagtggtgggcgatgtaCGGAGTCGACACGCCAGCACTGCAGTTATTGGCAGTTCGTGTTCTCGCACAGACTGTATCCTCCTCACCGtgtgagaggaattggagcacatggtcactcatacacaccagCAAAAGGAACATACTAGCATATGAGAAGCTGCAGAAGCTCGTTTACTGCcattacaatatgaagttaagagagaggcAGTTGCGGGTAGACCGAGACATGGAGGAAAATCAAGACCCGTTAGACCTATTGTCTATAGGTAACATGGCACatataggtgatgatgatgaggacccactttatgagtgggtcaaatcagctgatttagatgatgcggaGGGAGGCCCTGCCCCACAGGTAGCCGAGGGAGCAGCGGCTCTGGGTATCGATGTCGATCAGGTAGTAGAGGAACAAAAAGCGGATACAGACTCCTTTgatcctttggtgaggagttTGGCACGTTCCAATCagggtgaggaagcatcttcacggccccctcctcatcatcaagtcgtagtgagtgatgatgatgatgagactcaacccccactTGACACTGGTCCTGGggatgacgacgacgatgatgacGGTGATGAGGAAGGGGACGGAGGCACCGACACTAGTATAGGTGGTActagtgggggtgggggtggcaGTGGTGGGGGGTACAAGACAGCTCAGAGCCAACGATCCGTTGGCCAGTTCACTGAGGAGCAGagctttgaccatgccactcaggaCGAGGATCATGGATCTCGTCCACCATCCAGGGCGAGAGCATCAAAGCCCAGATATATGTTCGAGCGTCGTTCAAAGAAGAAAGCCGGACGTGCCGCGGCTGATGCTCTCACACGCAgcttgtcatctatggacataagTTCAGATCAGGAGAGCTCCACCTCTGTCCCATCTTATGCTTATGGAGGATATCACGGGTATGGCCATGACAGCTCTGACATTCAGTCACGCTCATCTACCCATGGGTACAGGCAGTTAGAAGATAGTTATTCAAGTCATGACCCTTTAACAGGAGGATATTCGGGGTACCCATATGACTGGCAGCAATACTATCAAGGAGTCGGGGTTGGACTTGATCTATTCCCTCAGTACCCTGCTCAGGAAATGTCGTCGATGTATGTTACGCAATTCCCACGTCTAGGCGTACTCGTACAGTTTGGGAAGGATGactatcagaggtacataagagagttcctcaattggtacgagTAA